Proteins found in one Pseudochaenichthys georgianus chromosome 13, fPseGeo1.2, whole genome shotgun sequence genomic segment:
- the LOC117457907 gene encoding acidic leucine-rich nuclear phosphoprotein 32-related protein, whose translation MSESSSGVNTLTGSFPKSHSSQCSDLRVTRTPLSVDQSPDSGLVATPLPSSRFRFVSWRRLEQCDVTGDQLTCPRVREGPSDEELFQREGDDLCLERGRRRRREEEEGQRWEDRLQENWENCLELNLSYQGLGDPFQKENFLRILRRLIRVEKLQLVDNSLTNLSSVRLPRCRMLNLQRNHLLCLRQLPKLPAVEHLSLSENAIGSLGGLGALGVSPLRSLNLSRNPVTFTQDYRARVFLCLPKLEILDGIPKLPEDSLPTRLQFPETTRMCNIL comes from the exons ATGTCGGAAAG TTCTTCAGGTGTGAACACGCTCACTGGCAGTTTTCCCAAATCCCACTCCTCCCAGTGCTCTGACCTCCGGGTTACACGAACACCTCTCTCTGTGGACCAGAGTCCCGATTCTGGACTTGTAGCTACCCCT cttCCCTCGAGTCGTTTCCGCTTCGTGTCTTGGCGTCGCCTGGAGCAGTGTGATGTAACGGGCGACCAGCTGACCTGCCCCAGGGTCAGAGAAG GGCCATCAGATGAGGAGCTTTTCCAAAGAGAGGGGGATGACCTCTGcttggagagagggaggagaaggaggagggaggaggaggaaggacaacgATGGGAGGATAGACTGCAAGAGAACTGGGAGAACTGTCTG GAGTTAAATCTGTCCTACCAGGGCTTGGGTGACCCGTTCCAAAAAGAGAATTTCCTCCGGATCCTCCGCCGGTTGATCCGTGTGGAGAAACTACAACTGGTTGACAACTCCCTCACCAACCTGAGTTCTGTACGTCTGCCAAG GTGCAGAATGCTCAACCTGCAGCGTAACCACCTGCTGTGTCTGCGTCAGCTGCCAAAGCTCCCCGCCGTGGAGCACCTCTCTCTGTCTGAGAACGCCATCGGCTCcctggggggtctgggggctcTGGGGGTCAGCCCGCTGCGCTCCCTCAACCTGAGCCGCAACCCCGTGACCTTCACTCAGGACTACCGTGCACG TGTTTTCCTGTGTTTGCCAAAGCTTGAGATCCTCGATGGGATCCCAAAGCTGCCAGAAGACTCTCTGCCCACCAGACTACAGTTCCCAGAAACCACCAGGATGTGCAACATTTTATGA
- the serpini1 gene encoding neuroserpin, giving the protein MLILDVFSPLLLLLFLLPRYSCRAADIPEDTTAEFSVRLYHRLQAAGDQDNIVFSPLSVALALGMVELGARGASLEEIRQAVGFSHLLPGVEFSLLQNLTAALSEDNAHYVIRFANSLLLQEGITFNPEFLHLMKKYFQADVETVDFSESAAVADQINTWVENHTESKIHDLFSADDFSSVTRLTLVNAVYFRGSWKNQFRPENTRTFSFSRDDGSEVQTLMMYQQGDFYYGEFSDGSQEAGGVYQVLEMPYEGEDMSMLIVLPRQEVPLASLEPIFKAALLEEWANNVKRQKVEVYMPRFKVEQKIDLRSTLQDLGIKNIFTNDADLSAMTDGKDLHIGKAVQKAYLEVTEEGAEGAVGSGMIALTRTLVLYPQVMADHPFFFVIRNRRTGTILFMGRVMTPEVVDPNDQDFDSM; this is encoded by the exons ATGTTGATCCTGGACGTGTTCTCcccgctcctcctcctcctcttcctgttGCCGCGCTACAGTTGCCGGGCGGCGGACATTCCGGAGGACACGACAGCAGAGTTCTCGGTCAGACTGTACCACCGGCTGCAGGCGGCGGGGGACCAGGACAACATCGTCTTCTCCCCGCTCAGCGTGGCTCTGGCCCTGGGCATGGTGGAGCTGGGGGCCCGGGGGGCCTCGCTGGAGGAGATCCGCCAGGCGGTGGGCTTCAGCCATCTGCTGCCAG GCGTGGAGTTCTCTTTGCTGCAGAACCTGACGGCGGCGCTGTCTGAAGACAACGCCCACTACGTGATCCGGTTCGCCAACAGCCTCCTCCTGCAGGAAGGCATCACCTTCAACCCCGAGTTCCTGCATCTGATGAAGAAGTACTTCCAGGCCGACGTGGAGACCGTGGACTTCAGCGAATCAGCCGCCGTGGCCGATCAAATCAACACCTGGGTGGAGAACCACAccgaga gTAAGATCCATGATCTTTTCTCAGCCGATGACTTCAGCAGCGTGACCCGCCTCACGCTGGTGAACGCCGTCTACTTCAGGGGCTCCTGGAAAAACCAGTTCAGGCCAGAAAACACCAGGACCTTCTCCTTCAGCCGAGACGACGGCTCCGAAGTCCAGACGCTCATGATGTACCAGCAGGGAGACTTCTACTACG GTGAGTTCAGCGACGGCTCACAGGAGGCTGGCGGTGTGTACCAGGTCTTGGAGATGCCGTACGAGGGCGAGGACATGTCCATGTTGATCGTTCTGCCGCGGCAGGAAGTGCCTCTGGCCTCGCTGGAGCCCATCTTCAAAGCAGCGCTGCTGGAGGAGTGGGCCAACAACGTCAAGCGGCAGAAGGTGGAGGTCTACATGCCCAG GTTCAAAGTGGAGCAGAAGATCGACCTGAGGAGCACGCTGCAGGATCTGggaataaaaaacatcttcaccaacgaCGCTGATCTCTCCGCCATGACAG atggTAAGGACCTGCACATTGGGAAGGCGGTGCAGAAGGCGTACCTGGAGGTGACGGAGGAGGGAGCAGAAGGAGCCGTTGGATCAG gaATGATCGCCCTCACCCGGACACTGGTGTTGTACCCGCAGGTCATGGCCGATCACCCGTTCTTCTTCGTCATTAGAAACCGGaggacag GGACCATCCTCTTCATGGGCAGGGTCATGACCCCCGAGGTCGTCGACCCCAACGACCAGGACTTTGACTCCATGTAA